In Pungitius pungitius chromosome 2, fPunPun2.1, whole genome shotgun sequence, a single window of DNA contains:
- the phf6 gene encoding PHD finger protein 6 isoform X2, with product MFLLQNQPGQGVWAAAAVGQPEGGSPPQVHDSENIGGFCIEDVKKEIKRGNKLMCSSCHRPGATIGCDVKTCRRTYHYYCALKDKAQVKENPSQGIYLVYCRKHRDASQDGIQDEEGVVASESESSSPPQSRGRGRFEKGRAKVGSRGQSEDTRSTSSQAADEESSSHRDRSPLRANVGDGGQRCGFCHAGEEENETRGMLHTDNSKKVAAHYRCMLFSSGTVQLTTTSRAEFGNFDVKTVIQEIKRGKRMKCTLCTQLGATIGCEIKACVKTYHYHCGLQDKAKYIENMARGIYKLYCKNHSGNEERDEEDEERENRSRQRAANNNSGDTPATQVNGN from the exons ATGTTCCTTCTGCAGAACCAACCGGGACAAGGAGTGTgggcagctgctgctgtcggACAGCCAGAAGGTGGCAGCCCACCACAAGTGCATG ACAGCGAAAACATCGGGGGATTTTGCATTGAGGATGTGAAAAAAGAGATCAAGAGGGGAAATAAATTG ATGTGTTCCTCGTGCCACCGGCCAGGCGCCACCATCGGCTGTGATGTGAAGACGTGCCGGAGGACGTATCACTATTACTGCGCTTTGAAGGACAAAGCTCAGGTCAAAGAGAATCCCTCACAGGGGATTTACCT TGTTTACTGTCGCAAACACCGGGATGCCTCTCAGGATGGCATTCAAG ATGAAGAGGGAGTCGTGGCCAGTGAGTCCGAGTCGTCGTCGCCCCCACAAAGCCGGGGAAGAGGGAGGTTTGAGAAGGGCCGAGCCAAAGTTGGATCTCGTGGCCAATCGGAGGACACCCGCTCCACTTCCTCGCAGGCCGCGGACGAGGAGAGCTCCTCCCAC CGGGACCGCTCCCCTCTGAGGGCCAACGTGGGAGACGGCGGCCAGCGTTGTGGCTTCTGTCACGCTGGCGAGGAGGAGAACGAGACGAGGGGCATGCTGCACACAGACAACTCCAAAAAAGTGGCTGCGCACTACAGGTGCATG CTTTTTTCCTCGGGGACAGTTCAGCTGACCACGACGTCACGCGCTGAATTTGGAAACTTTGACGTGAAAACGGTCATCCAGGAaatcaaaaggggaaaaagaatG AAATGCACACTGTGCACTCAGTTGGGTGCTACCATCGGGTGTGAAATCAAGGCGTGCGTGAAGACCTACCACTACCACTGTGGCCTGCAGGACAAAGCCAAGTACATTGAAAACATGGCGCGTGGCATCTACAA actatACTGCAAGAACCACAGTGGCAACGAGGAGAGGGATGAAGAAGACGAGGAGCGGGAGAATCGCAGCAGACAGAGAGCggcaaacaacaacagcggAGACACACCTGCAACGCAAGTCAACGGCAACTAG
- the phf6 gene encoding PHD finger protein 6 isoform X1, translated as MSGQKRGAAARLLKCSFCRTNRDKECGQLLLSDSQKVAAHHKCMLFSSALVTSHSDSENIGGFCIEDVKKEIKRGNKLMCSSCHRPGATIGCDVKTCRRTYHYYCALKDKAQVKENPSQGIYLVYCRKHRDASQDGIQDEEGVVASESESSSPPQSRGRGRFEKGRAKVGSRGQSEDTRSTSSQAADEESSSHRDRSPLRANVGDGGQRCGFCHAGEEENETRGMLHTDNSKKVAAHYRCMLFSSGTVQLTTTSRAEFGNFDVKTVIQEIKRGKRMKCTLCTQLGATIGCEIKACVKTYHYHCGLQDKAKYIENMARGIYKLYCKNHSGNEERDEEDEERENRSRQRAANNNSGDTPATQVNGN; from the exons ATGTCGGGACAgaagagaggagctgcagcgcgGCTCCTTAAATGTTCCTTCTGCAGAACCAACCGGGACAAGGAGTGTgggcagctgctgctgtcggACAGCCAGAAGGTGGCAGCCCACCACAAGTGCATG CTTTTCTCCTCTGCCCTGGTCACATCTCACTCAGACAGCGAAAACATCGGGGGATTTTGCATTGAGGATGTGAAAAAAGAGATCAAGAGGGGAAATAAATTG ATGTGTTCCTCGTGCCACCGGCCAGGCGCCACCATCGGCTGTGATGTGAAGACGTGCCGGAGGACGTATCACTATTACTGCGCTTTGAAGGACAAAGCTCAGGTCAAAGAGAATCCCTCACAGGGGATTTACCT TGTTTACTGTCGCAAACACCGGGATGCCTCTCAGGATGGCATTCAAG ATGAAGAGGGAGTCGTGGCCAGTGAGTCCGAGTCGTCGTCGCCCCCACAAAGCCGGGGAAGAGGGAGGTTTGAGAAGGGCCGAGCCAAAGTTGGATCTCGTGGCCAATCGGAGGACACCCGCTCCACTTCCTCGCAGGCCGCGGACGAGGAGAGCTCCTCCCAC CGGGACCGCTCCCCTCTGAGGGCCAACGTGGGAGACGGCGGCCAGCGTTGTGGCTTCTGTCACGCTGGCGAGGAGGAGAACGAGACGAGGGGCATGCTGCACACAGACAACTCCAAAAAAGTGGCTGCGCACTACAGGTGCATG CTTTTTTCCTCGGGGACAGTTCAGCTGACCACGACGTCACGCGCTGAATTTGGAAACTTTGACGTGAAAACGGTCATCCAGGAaatcaaaaggggaaaaagaatG AAATGCACACTGTGCACTCAGTTGGGTGCTACCATCGGGTGTGAAATCAAGGCGTGCGTGAAGACCTACCACTACCACTGTGGCCTGCAGGACAAAGCCAAGTACATTGAAAACATGGCGCGTGGCATCTACAA actatACTGCAAGAACCACAGTGGCAACGAGGAGAGGGATGAAGAAGACGAGGAGCGGGAGAATCGCAGCAGACAGAGAGCggcaaacaacaacagcggAGACACACCTGCAACGCAAGTCAACGGCAACTAG